A window from Staphylococcus succinus encodes these proteins:
- a CDS encoding XRE family transcriptional regulator, with protein MIIEIVKKLMDSDISATEIEKATGVDASSIRRIRRGERKLENLSFEKGVALYEYAKKCLK; from the coding sequence ATGATTATAGAAATAGTTAAAAAATTAATGGATTCTGATATAAGCGCAACAGAAATAGAAAAAGCTACTGGTGTAGATGCATCTTCTATTAGACGTATACGTAGAGGTGAAAGGAAGCTTGAAAATTTGAGCTTTGAAAAAGGTGTAGCGTTATATGAGTATGCGAAAAAATGTTTGAAATAA
- a CDS encoding YolD-like family protein codes for MKIINPNAPDEYKYETDYRKIPSEYLNPRIPKGRGKVKWAPFATIPEQHERLKQYTEDQNKIDKPQLSDHQLSELNDTLVFKMFYDPQIELSYFEGGYIKKINGYIHKVDTHEQCLHLYEETGLIKVSLKDIVEIK; via the coding sequence ATGAAAATTATAAATCCTAACGCACCAGATGAATATAAATACGAAACTGACTATCGTAAAATACCTAGTGAATACTTGAATCCACGCATACCGAAAGGCAGAGGAAAGGTCAAGTGGGCGCCTTTTGCCACAATCCCCGAACAGCATGAGAGACTAAAACAATATACTGAAGACCAGAACAAGATAGATAAGCCACAGTTAAGCGATCATCAATTGAGCGAACTAAATGACACATTAGTTTTTAAAATGTTTTATGACCCGCAAATTGAATTGAGTTATTTTGAAGGCGGTTATATTAAAAAGATTAATGGTTACATACACAAAGTAGATACTCACGAACAATGTTTACATTTATATGAAGAAACTGGGTTAATTAAGGTTAGTTTGAAAGATATCGTGGAGATAAAGTGA